The Montipora foliosa isolate CH-2021 unplaced genomic scaffold, ASM3666993v2 scaffold_98, whole genome shotgun sequence DNA window ATAATGTGGTTTATTGTTTCAACCTTCTCCCCACACAAACTGCAAAGTGGGGAATTCACTGACTTGTCAATATTGAACTTGACATAATTCTTTCTCAGTGCCTGTTCTTGGACTGCAAAAATAAGTGCTTCAGTTCCGATTTTTAAATCACTTTTTCTTGTCCATTCACACATCTTGTCTTTGTCAACTGTCTCCGGCATATTACGCAGGAATTGGCCATGCattctttttctctttccatCTGTTCAAGCCAGCATTCTGTCTTTCTTGTTTAaagtctctcttttcctttgcttcATCGCTGTTTAAAATTCCTACCCCTGCTACTCCTGCCAACAATCTCTCGTTTGAATTATTTAGATACCatgccattattattattattattattattattattattattattattattattattattatcattattaacataagaagcgacaagcacacttataaggcaaattatgtgtttaaatttattgataTACTTCTGTTTTGACATGAAGTTAGGCAAACTTTAAGACAAATGTTCTTAACACTGGATTGAACGCAAAACCATTCTCcttgcagctggagaggaagtcaccaacgaatattaatttaaacacagcttctatgTGGTCACTTAAGGTGAAATAGCggaacataatattttatttatttttctttggatcttAGTCAGTTGCTTATttcacaattcactttagcATTCTTTTCGAAGCTACTTCAATTCTCAGGTccttttcaggaaaaatagCTTTCTCCTCTTTGTGCGAGCTAGTTGTCTTGGTAATGTACTGATGACAtgacatttgaaattttaaagcctAAATGTCAAACCCgtcttttttaataaacactagaatatactttcattacctcattacatattacttgaaagcgggCAACAATgaacctttttgcagatacggcggccattttgatttctattgtttcgaatgacattatgggatgctcagggggaaAATGGtaatgtatttgccccctgggcatccattatagctatttgaaacaatagaaatcaaaattgcCGCCGTATCtaaaaaaaggtctattagttcttttgtaaaatgccgACGATCAATAAATGATGACCTCGCGGAGGCGTTATTGTCCTACGCTGGACAGGTGGCCAATTTGTGAATTAACCGTACTTTAAACTTCTTCCTCTCGGGTTTTATCTTCTATAGCAAATTTTCATTCAGCGcaattacgcaagtttaagCAACAGCTAGTAAATTcgaatacgttttcttggaagaaaacatATATCGGCTATTATTCACAGAGGTCGAGGTCCgtaacttaaggacgttcgcgctaattgtttgtgcgcaacgttactgagcaggtaacgcgactgtaaaatgtcacgcattacttcaagcattagtgaagttgaagttttaaaacctttgcaaaaccgtggacgataagtcttgcacagcgttggatcagagaagatcacgatcagtcaaaattgatttaaaatatttatgaaagtcaagtagactactgcacgactgatattcgcgaggtttgatcagtcgtgcagtagtttacttgactttcatacatatttttcaagcatcagttaaagtaacatggcgacaaaaacgccgaggaaaaaattccaggccggcaaaagaatgggaaattttttccgaatcatcatgaaacttcaaagagaagtaagcgggaggatggaaaagctctggaaaaggcaGCTTATCGAGTAggctagtggctgaaagtttgaaaaactcgtggacgaaccgttgcgtaaatttaatggggctgtttctttgtaatgtttttattaccctacgaacttaagttcaaagtgaatgcatgtttttaaagttcttttcctttactttcgtgaaaattgagcagtattttcgtcctcgtgcggacctgcgtgaaaacaatcagcgattaaatttcacaaagaacaaactccagaggatgagcatgacggcaatggagagatattatacaaaacaccaaccaaatcaAGATggcccctgcttaaaacttcgttgctatgctcgagaaaggttttttgcgataaaaacctttcatctcttcgacgatcgatcctctcttgggttccagtccttgcccgacaggtcacgcaaaagcgtgacaaacgtaattttccaagagctttgcaaaatcacattgattttactcgttcagatcatcggtgacccctatttttttaatcatgaatcacttactttacttactatctactgTTTTTAAGGTGTCTTGGCTCATggactatctacaaaatatgatgaaatgaaaaaattctccccgtaagaagttatctttttttaacattttctttcctcgtgccatcgaattccggtagtggttgcaacggatagaggttacgaaaacgctcgtcgaggataaactctactgtttaccacatccctagcagcatacaattatctaaaaatctcactcctaaaaacctatgcatggaaactttcactccaacagtttatttttatgattttcgatggatgagaagatgaggctacatctcgctattatgatcgatttctcgaaattaaggcatttttccactgccattttctccgaaacgaagtcggtgacccccttttttttttttcatttttggagtaagtactttatgacctaactctaggcgagaaatgaagaaaatctcaccgtaggaagattttggcgcgaacgtccttaactgaAGTTACACTACtaattttttccacttaaatggttcgcgtgaggGCGAAGCACAATGACGTCATTGAATTTAATGGGAAAATAAAAAGGTGTAGTAGCGTGCACTTTGGAGTGTAAGACAAGGTTgatgacaaattgcccaagacgaaaactgaaagaggtgtgtccaaggttagtaatttagcgtcttAAAAGCAACCATTATACTTTATTTGCCCTGCTTTGAAATTCTTCTCAACAGTTGAAAATAATAAGTTTTGCAGCAACCGGTTTCCTGTTCTCATATTggctgtttttttaaaaaacgggAACAAAAGCCTGGtatattacttcatttaccttcttgtttttgaacaaacggtaaataaaatttaaacttacttgaaatgacaataaaatttaaactaagaaaaacaggatgactatattcgtgcaaagctgtaacagtttcttctctttcatctccttttgttctttatttttgtcggtactctaaggcattttttactgatttttcaaatttcaaactttaagaaattttaaaattttttcattcgcttttcgTAACGTAATTTGCGCATTATTCTCGTTTTCTAAAACCTTATTGTCTTTGGTCGGATTTTTAAGCCAATACTTTAATCTGTTATTGTTCCAAAATTGtatatatgttgtcggtcaaatccgttctcaggttgaatccgtttttaccttgtaggttaaattcgtgatccgcaTTTTACCTAGGTAGAATATGCACTCTATCTATAgttaggattgaaaacaccaataccttccctcaagccctgtcttacgcatctcaaaaCGTCTTCTTAATGTTTAATATTATATCATCTTATCAGcttctgcattcatacactgatcgatttagtctcaacattacaacaaagttagggAAGAAAGAATTGTGCTGTGCACTTACCGGTGATCGCACTCGGAccttccagatctatagtcaTGTGTCTTCACTACTACATTACGACGACGAACAtgcgcaacccaacacagttcttttcataaatcacttttgtataataagtcaattgatatatATGTATAAAACCCAACactaattctaacctgaccctaatttttctgcaggcttaatttaggcttcaaacaagtttcttcagtccatctgagtgcgtattcaacctatgtaaaatgaggatcaccaattaacctaggttaaaacggattcaacctgagaacgtattttaccggcaacatatatgcggaattttatgatcttgaactttgacttgaacatttaaaggactcgacaaataaaaagtgtagtgtatatgtatcaaattagtggcacatatcgtttgaagaaaagagccaagtttcgaaacctatacatagtcaaaacatttcaatttccgCTATTTAACAAACGTGTAACAGGTTTAGATTATTTTCGGTCTTTTAGTTAACGCAGTACAGCATTGAAGTATTGAAGTATTTTGGGGTAGATTATAAAGAACCTACAAGGAAAAAGATAAGCAAAAGTCAACGATTTTGTGTGCGCTTTTACAAGACATTTAGCAGACGAACTCGGGaaacaacccagaaatgtgTGCATGGGGTTGAAACATTGTCTTCTCAAAGATAGCGTCCACTTGTGGATCAATATTCAGACTCATCAACTCAAGCCTTTGTGCTCTATGTCTGCTCCACTTAGAGGCCGCTTTTATTGGTTCTATTCTGTGTCTGTAGTTGTAACGCTGTCACTCGGCCCTTATACCGTATATAACTCCCGGTTGATAAATTAAAGTGAAGAAATTCTTGCTCTAACAAAATAGTGTTTCAGAGACTTGTCCTTCCGATAAGCAACCATTTGGGGGATTTTGTAATATTTGCGAGCATGGCGATGATCTCGTTGTCATCAAAGTTGGCCATTGAGTTCTCATAAGAACTGCTTTGTTATAGCAAGACCGGTTTCGGAAACTTAAGTGGCTTCCTTCATCAGTTGCTTTTACTAGTGCTCGAGTTGTTGCGAACGGGAGTTTGACCAAAAGTGACTTTAGTGCACTTTTTGCTATAACAAAGCAGTTCTTATGAGAACTCAATGGCCAACTTTGATGACAACGAGATCATCGCCATGCTCGCAAAACTCCCGCTCGCAACAACTCGAGCACTAGTAAAAGCAACTGATGAAGGAAGCCACGTAAGTTTCCGAAACCGGTCTTGCTATAACAAAGCAGTTCTTATGAGAACTGAATGGCCAACTTTGATGACAACGAGATCATCGCCATGCTCGCAAATATTACAAAATCCCCCAAATGGTTGCTCATCGGAAGGACAAGTCTCTGAAACACTATTTtgttagagcaagaattccttcactttaatttatCAACCAGGAGTTATATACGGTAAGGGTCGAGTGACAGCGTTACAACAACCTGCTTTATCAAACAATCatgataaaatacattttagcacGGAATGTTACTAATACGAAGTGCATTCGTTCATTACTTTAAAGCGAGATTGCGTGTATATGACTAATCACAATGTTTTCGTGCAAATTgggacaaaaaaatattgtaatgtttttaaaaaccaactaaactgcacgagcccagaggtcttaaatttatcagtgtttaattttttcaaattgtacgaaaaaaaaattgtggctacttattgatattaaataaaataaaagttttgATAATTGTGCAGGGGactcacatttgattggttatctgtgattattggccaatcagaatgcttagtTTGTTACCTTCGATTTTCTTACCGAATTACCTCgttcctcttttttgtattgcgttacctaacaaccgcatttctcttagccgctcacaaactatcctaatgttctaatcgtcgttttctttcttcacgtagATGGCCAATGATTCTCATCACCAAAACAGAACAGTTACTCCAAATTTCGAGGCCTTTTCTTCATCCGAGTGCATTGCATGGCTGACAGtacttaacatcgaagctgttgctatagtgaccatgaatgcccttacaatcattatttacctgaaagagcgaatccttcgcaagcgtagcatgtacctggtgatcagcctggcggttgcagacatgtttgttgCATACACCTTGATCGTTGAGATTTTGTTCCTGGGTAACGAATGTAACTTTTGGAAGATTAACTCGTTCTGGAGCTTTGAGATCaccattatttttttcagtttgtcgCATTTCGTTCCAGCTGCCTCTGTAGCAAaccttgctgctatttctttggagcggatgcacgcaacttttcgtccattcaagcatcgcctcatcaaaaagaaaatatttggagcagctgttgcgggtgtttggtttacagctgccctGTCTACAGCTATCGTTTTTTCAATAATTTACCTGGGCCGCTTAGATATCACTACTTCCTATCACGTAAAAGCATTATACTACTTGTTCCTAGTTTGTTGCCTTTTTATCATGgttgtttcttacacgtccatcgctactaaatttaactgtggaacgcatcctcagcatcatggtgcaatcagaagagaaagaaaactgaccaagacattgttcgttgtaacaattgtatcgttaatactaatgatgccatttacaatttcctggtttctttttctttttacttcagGCAAAATGGTTGAAACCATTTCTCATGAAACATTGCTGCATTTAGAACTATCCTTAGATTGCTTATTTTACGGAAACTCTcttataaatccattgttatatgcattaaaatTGCCAGAGTTCAgaagagctctgtttttattattgcgttgtagatatcgctcggagccagtttaggtttttcctcttaatgacttgaaagttgtgagatttcactcagttaactgatgaatatgtgtttaccaagtATATAAAAACTGAGGGTTTAATTTTTCGTGCgacttctctctttgtttttatctGGAAACAATTTATTCAAGTTAATATAAAGGAATATGTGCAAAAATGCATGAATGCTAATATTGATCTATCcaaatatattaaagtttgtaaggaattgtttgctccTTTTTAGCTTATGTTTTTGGCTCGATAGTCACGTTTGCAATAAAGTACTAACTTTCTATACTACTTTCTACACTGAATTTTGACATAGATAAAGTTGatatatgtatttatttgtgtcaCAGTGTCACATAGATTGGAGAGCTTcatgacgcgaacaaaaacaGGCGCGCGAGAAATGGACTCGCAAAATAGCTGAGGGCGCGTTTGACGTCGTAAAACTTAAGACCCTTGGCAAAACTTAGAGAAAcgataatacaatacatacttaattgaccgctccccataggggcttttcagggccaatgaaacacaacgaaacgacagaacagaacaaaaacaactgttaagaatctcaactggctggaggcaaaccagttggctatttacaagtgcagctgggaagtttaaccagggactaccaggatcaaattcaacgagtggtcagagcgggtcgtgaacccgggatctccggatctcaaggcaagctctaaccactgggccacaaaTAGCTATGAGGGCAAGTTGCTGGAAGCTAAGAGCTTGagattgaatacgcactcagatggattaaagaaactcttttggagcctaacttaagcctagagaaaaattagggtcaggttaggattagttttggttgttgtACATAGatattaaattgaccaatcatagaaaagtaaaaaataaaaagatcttTCTTGGATTGAGCATgctcgtcgttgtagtgtagtgtagtggtgaagacaggaCTACAGATCTGGAGGGTGCGAGTTCCAGAACCGGTAAGTGCAAAGTAcacttctttgttcccttaGTATGTTCTACTGTTGAGACTCAATTAATAAgtatatgaatacagaaaccgataaggtgataacaaagattaagaagatgtgttgagatgtgTCAAACAGAGCTTGAGGATTCCCAAGTCTCCTTTTTGGAGGTTTAAGATAGGTTGAGTGGATAATTCAACCAAGCTAAAATGCGGATCACGAAttgcccgaaacggaaaataccataatagtcttagtttgtctacccaaattttaaataagcattgtttccagtttctcttgggacttacaatggtcccaagggcaaacaaaaacaatgcttattcaaaatttgggtagacaaactaagactattatggtattttccgtttcgggcaatttaacctaggtaaaaaaacggattcaacctgagaacggattttacttgCAACATAGACACTGTCATCACTAGGCTTGCCAATGGGACCATAAACGGTCCAACACAAAGCTTCCCTTCAGCAGCAGTATACCAAGTGGGGTTCTGCAGCGGGTGGAACTGTTGAGCCCTGAAGCTCCACAACCGTaatccctaaccctaaaccctagcAACTGGCGCaaggcgtgcataaattagggcaaGTTGAGGCATGACGCAACACAGCGTAACCCTAACACGTGTGACAATACGTGCATCCCATgtcgcataaattagggttttgGTTGATTAGATGCAAGTCACGTCTATACACGAGATGAGAAGGCGAAAGGGTGTGCATATATTAGGGGCAAGTTTGAACATTTACCCCTACAGGGACCTATTCATCTTTGCTCGGAGTCACAAGGAGTTGCtctgttgttgtcagttgctcCCCCTACAGCAAACAGAGGCCTGTTTAGATTTGCTCGGAGAAAAAGTACCCAACCTATCCCAAACAAAAAATACTAATCGGGactgtttacaaagtcaaaacatCCAAGCTGGAAAATATTGTAAAGGCCGGACAAATGTGTTGAAAAAACTCTTGTGTACTAGATTGCGCAAactgcataaaaaaaaaaaaaccaatttacACAACTCCTTATAGGCATAAAGGTAAAAACGAATACGCCAaaccaaaggaacaacaaatAACTTGCCTCGCCTCAGCGCTGGAGGATGACTGTCgtaactttcaatcaatggcaacagtttatctaccagcgtgcactacaaacctacggactctcataactatttattacattcgtcctctcattcacaacaagtaaaaaatgccattgcattctctcaatttcttagactcaAGCGCCTTTGTTGTAAAGACTCCGATcttaacaacaaatgtgaggaaatgttccgctgtcaccacaggcaaacatcgtgcccaagaaatcgatcgagataccgcactacaatcatcaaagtcacagaacgaagaaaccaacagaattccattcaccctcacctaccagcaacaaaaccttgcagtcaaaaatgtaattaatattctcaaaaacttcaaaattctccgcaatgatcccgacactaaacacatcttttctctaccaccacttattgcATTCAACAAACGCGACAAAAgcataggcaactttctagttaggagcgctttcaagtcagacaaccaaccaggaacttcAAATGTACACGAACACGATGGAAAACTTGTCCCAGGATCTAATCGATttgctaaaatcactgaccaatttacatgcatctccgcaaacgtcatctactgcataacctgctcactatgcaaaaagatctacataggcgaaacagggagaagattggcggaccgctttcgtgAACACccacgagatgtagaaaaaaaaaacgacacagatgcctcaaaaccagttgcacgccattttaatattcctaatcactcccaccacaacatgactatttgcggcctatccttacaccacggaaacacagaaagccgtaacatctcgaacaaaaatttatttttcaactgggcacactctatccacacgggaTCAATGaatgcctctcattccattaatctattcacaaattcacgtcatcctatttctaccaataacaaagctcctccgcacacctaaacctacaacaaccacaattcctctattcgctccgacgaagggctaacactcgaaacgtcagctttccaaatctttcacggtggttatttgatctttatcaactcgtttgataaaatcaatttctgtttcaaagtcATTTTTAGTCGTGAATACGCCAAGCGTATAAACGACTATcgttaggggtcagaatatgcaaatttgtttctCACTCAGGTGTAATCAGTTTTTTCAAGATAtgtcaatttgtcactcactcagttgaattcaaatcgacATGGCGACGATCAATATCGATTATCCGACATTCACTTTCCGAAGTGCGGACTTGTAATGCCGCAACGTAATTcgttgaaatattcttcgacTTTTCTTCGTTTTGACGGGATTGATACTCATTGCAGTTAGCATATGTTACCGAGCCATTGCTCAATTAAACACTAAAGGCGTCACTTTGCTGTGTGTGTTGAAAATGAACGCAAGACACATTTTCTCGTCGATCCgccaagttcacaggtccactCGTATTAGTAAAGGAGCACGCCGCGAGATTGCCGTGGACAGTGACAACTATGttcaccaaaagcaaactactgctcttttagtttgttaCTATTTCATTATTCTATTGGTTATATTGAATGCCTATAAGGTGTACTTGTAACATATTTAAAAAGCTAAAGGTGCTTAAATGTAAAAGACGTGGTTAAAACCACTTGATAGCTGTGTTTAAAAAGTTGAGAAATATCCCGGTGTTTTTCGTATCACCCTGCTGTAGTTGGACAGTGAAGCAAATACGGAACAAAGCTTGTGTAGACCTTTGTCTACACAAATTCGTaatcttttcctttgaattcatcAAAGTTTGTCTCCGCCATGATTTATGAACCCACGTGGAAACGTAACATGGAATCGAGGCTAGCGATCAAATTCCCCATCCCCTCCTATGagtggtgatcaaatgccccgcccccgggaagaCTAAGAAGATCAAATTCCCTTCCCCCGGGCAGGAAAAAGGCATCAAAtacccgggagggggggggggggaatgttgaagcttcaatttgattgGTACATTAAGTCCGAACAAAGTTTAGCCAAACGAGCGACGTGAGTTATAGCGCGGATTTTGGGAACTTTTCGGTGTAACTCCTAATTTTGCTGCGATGTATTCCGTTGATTTTGTTTCGGTTTACAATACAGAGGAATCTAACATTTGAAAGGTTCAATGCAAATATCGTGTGCGAGGGCGGCA harbors:
- the LOC137990556 gene encoding substance-K receptor-like gives rise to the protein MANDSHHQNRTVTPNFEAFSSSECIAWLTVLNIEAVAIVTMNALTIIIYLKERILRKRSMYLVISLAVADMFVAYTLIVEILFLGNECNFWKINSFWSFEITIIFFSLSHFVPAASVANLAAISLERMHATFRPFKHRLIKKKIFGAAVAGVWFTAALSTAIVFSIIYLGRLDITTSYHVKALYYLFLVCCLFIMVVSYTSIATKFNCGTHPQHHGAIRRERKLTKTLFVVTIVSLILMMPFTISWFLFLFTSGKMVETISHETLLHLELSLDCLFYGNSLINPLLYALKLPEFRRALFLLLRCRYRSEPV